In Cystobacter fuscus DSM 2262, the DNA window GCGGCGCATCCCGCCCCGGCTCAGGCCGGGGATGTACGTGAGCTGGAGCGTGGCGATGACCTCGCCCGCGAGCTCTCCGACGACGAGCTCGTTGTTCGGGTCGGCGGCAATCTGGTCGAAGGCGGCGCGCACGCTCGGGGTCGGCTCCGCGACGTAGCCCGGGCGTGAGCGCGCAATCGCGTCATCCGCGAGCAGCGCGAGGATGGTGGGAAGGTCGGCGGCGGTGGCGATGCGAAAGGTGACAGGGGCCATGACCCCCATCTAGGCAAACTGCCACGCGTGCGCCACCCGTGAGTGTCTACCGTGTCCCCTGCGTGCACGGCACGGCGAGCTTCGGGTACTCCCGCGCACCAGGAAGTCCGCCAGCGGCTCCGTCAGCTTCGGGTCGTCCGTGACGGAGAGGGCCAGCAGCGTGCGCCCGTGCCAGCCGCCCTCACGGCGCCGAGCCGCTTCCGTCCCGTCAGC includes these proteins:
- a CDS encoding GNAT family N-acetyltransferase — encoded protein: MAPVTFRIATAADLPTILALLADDAIARSRPGYVAEPTPSVRAAFDQIAADPNNELVVGELAGEVIATLQLTYIPGLSRGGMRRALVEAVRVRSDLRGQRVGEQLMEDAMTRARARGCGMMQLTTDKRRTDAHRFYARLGFEASHEGMKRAL